The stretch of DNA TTCAGCGAAGGTCTGGCGCTGGTAAGGATCGGATACCGGCTGGGGTATATTGACAAGACGGGGAAAATGGTCATTCCCTTGCGCTTCAGTGAAGCCCGGTCTTTCTATAAGGGGCTGGCGCGGGTGAAAATTGACAGTCTCTGGGGATACATCGATAAGACCGGTAACATGGTGATACCGGCCAGATTCGATGACGCCGATGATTTTGTGGGAGGACTTGCCCGGGTGGAAATCGGGAATCTCTGGGGATTCATAGACAAAAAAGGAAAGCAGGTCATCCCGCCCCGTTTTGACAGTGCACGCAGTTTTTATGAAGGTCTTGCAAGGGTTCAGCTTGATAAAAAAGTCGGTTTCATAGACAGCACCGGCAGTTTCAGAGTGGAACCGCGGTTTGACGATGCCTATTCGTTTTCAGAAGGATTGGCTTGCGTTCAGGTCGGGTATCGCTGGGGATACATCGATACGAATGGTGAAATGGTCATTGATCCCTTCTTTGATGAAGCGGATTTCTTTTCTGAAGGACTGGCCAATGTACAAATTGGCTCGATGTGGGGATATATCGACAAAACGGGTACCCTGGCAATCTATCCCCAG from Candidatus Latescibacter sp. encodes:
- a CDS encoding WG repeat-containing protein — protein: MIRFLLFFPIMFFSLVIGCRSEKNNVQSQINLSLHDTEHLALVKVGQKWGFIDRTGKIVIPPRFVDAWSFSEGLALVRIGYRLGYIDKTGKMVIPLRFSEARSFYKGLARVKIDSLWGYIDKTGNMVIPARFDDADDFVGGLARVEIGNLWGFIDKKGKQVIPPRFDSARSFYEGLARVQLDKKVGFIDSTGSFRVEPRFDDAYSFSEGLACVQVGYRWGYIDTNGEMVIDPFFDEADFFSEGLANVQIGSMWGYIDKTGTLAIYPQFDMAQPFFEGYAPAKIGYRWCYIDRKGTVVSCGFDEAETLSTGIGLVKTGVKWGFFDRSGKTVISPQFDDAGSFNFDLAPIKMANAWGYIDKTGAIVIPPQFDNACTFSE